In Dermatophilus congolensis, a genomic segment contains:
- the smc gene encoding chromosome segregation protein SMC: MYVANLTLRGFKSFASATSFTLEPGITAVVGPNGSGKSNVVDALAWVMGEQGAKSLRGGKMEDVIFAGTSGRAPLGRAQVTMTIDNSDGALPIDYSEVTISRTMFRAGSSEYSINGTACRLLDIQELLSDSGIGKEMHVIVGQGRLDDVLRSTPEQRRGLIEEAAGVLKHRRRKEKALRKLETMEVNLSRVVDLAGEVRRRLGPLGRQAETARKAALWQAEVRDARLRLYADDLVQKQATLTQEQADHTALQARAIEVQAQLAHAKEAVVAATARAGEVTREAETLNEQTHQLQVLRDRFATYGRLATERLNSLQQMERATHNHTGKDPEALRAEAQKAREFEQTLTEEVEQARNDLETIRTERSSAEQAHAEERDRIAAVTKALADRREGLAKLAGQVAAKQSRVETLESQWAASQAQIETATKKADEAEQEHHALQKQLSAEENESDIERQLARVREEHAAAFQALSEAEQRHRQAMSERDRAHARCEAFEMGLRSMSDSQALLAHDAPPSWGTLASMITVNNGWETAIAAALGAAGEAVTYPTVEQAIEGLTHLRTVGDAGAAIVVADDELLPAATPESDCPGKRAIDLLTAKPDVHSVVAALLAKTVCVETVTEAVEYLSAHAPSTPHLRVVTRAGDIFAPGLVQAAGEPGSSRIEIAAARDEAHRHQEEASIRVEQAATVVADASCLAETLTDRLKHLTEELRKTDAEKAAKTAKLAALQATLRAATTQVQQLTAAAEKAASALAADRVALEEVHARHEAALAAPETEEPSTEQLARLEAAASTARAAETSCLLNLRTAEERLRASQGRADRLEAAARAEENARSEAARRRTVLQSKIQATALLREAAEHSVARITTSMEIGTSRRDGIATERQQVEEHLAAARGRTDQLAEELRTLTDTAHRDEMARAELRMRIENLLTKVTEEFGIGEDVLLDEYGPDKLVPPLEVASAMSTEAPENASTAAEDSGNTATPRKTRRRKSAQIPTEPRPYVREEQEAIVKDREKKLAKLGKVNPLALEEYAALEERHAFLNGQIEDLRAGKRDLLSIIADVDDRVQRAFMEAYEDTAREFAGVFSRLFPGGEGRLILTEPDSPLTTGIEVEARPPGKKVKRLSLLSGGERSLTAMALLVSIFKARPSPFYIMDEVEAALDDVNLGRLLMLFEELRESSQLIVITHQKRTMEKADALYGVTMRGDGVTRVVSQRLRNQHESPAADRASA; this comes from the coding sequence GTGTACGTCGCCAATCTCACCCTGCGTGGATTCAAGTCCTTCGCCTCGGCAACATCGTTCACACTAGAGCCGGGAATCACCGCAGTGGTGGGGCCCAACGGGTCAGGTAAATCGAACGTGGTGGACGCCCTCGCCTGGGTGATGGGGGAGCAAGGCGCTAAATCGCTGCGCGGCGGAAAAATGGAAGACGTCATCTTTGCCGGCACCTCAGGCCGCGCACCGCTAGGGCGAGCCCAAGTGACGATGACCATCGATAACTCCGATGGCGCATTACCCATCGACTACTCCGAGGTGACAATCTCTCGAACAATGTTCCGGGCCGGTAGCTCGGAGTACTCGATCAACGGCACAGCCTGCCGCCTTCTCGACATTCAAGAACTCCTGTCTGACTCAGGCATCGGTAAAGAAATGCACGTCATCGTCGGCCAAGGACGCCTCGATGACGTTCTGCGATCCACGCCGGAACAACGCCGCGGACTCATCGAAGAAGCGGCAGGGGTGCTCAAACACCGACGCCGCAAAGAAAAAGCACTCCGAAAACTGGAGACGATGGAGGTCAACCTCAGCCGCGTCGTCGACCTCGCAGGTGAAGTGCGTCGCCGTCTTGGTCCTCTAGGGCGCCAGGCAGAGACAGCTAGAAAAGCCGCCCTATGGCAGGCAGAAGTCAGGGACGCCCGCCTTCGCTTATATGCAGATGACTTGGTGCAGAAACAAGCCACCTTGACCCAGGAACAAGCCGACCACACAGCGCTACAAGCACGCGCTATCGAAGTCCAAGCCCAACTCGCACACGCCAAAGAAGCAGTTGTGGCAGCAACAGCGCGGGCAGGAGAAGTTACACGCGAAGCAGAAACACTCAACGAACAAACGCATCAACTGCAGGTACTGCGTGACAGGTTCGCCACCTACGGTCGGTTGGCAACAGAACGGTTGAACTCTCTACAACAGATGGAACGTGCCACGCACAACCACACGGGCAAAGACCCAGAAGCACTACGTGCCGAAGCACAAAAAGCACGCGAATTCGAACAAACTCTGACCGAAGAAGTCGAACAAGCGCGCAACGACCTAGAAACTATCCGAACAGAACGCAGCTCTGCCGAGCAAGCCCACGCCGAAGAAAGAGACCGTATCGCAGCTGTCACTAAAGCCCTTGCTGACAGGCGAGAAGGACTAGCGAAACTGGCTGGACAAGTAGCTGCAAAACAATCCCGCGTGGAAACTCTCGAATCACAGTGGGCCGCATCCCAGGCGCAGATCGAAACAGCAACGAAAAAAGCTGACGAGGCCGAGCAAGAACACCACGCTCTCCAAAAGCAGCTCTCAGCAGAAGAAAACGAATCCGACATCGAACGCCAGCTGGCTCGTGTCCGCGAAGAACACGCAGCGGCATTCCAAGCACTCAGCGAAGCCGAACAGCGCCACCGCCAAGCAATGAGTGAACGAGACCGCGCGCACGCCCGTTGTGAAGCATTCGAAATGGGACTGCGCAGCATGAGCGATTCGCAAGCTTTGCTAGCTCATGACGCCCCACCATCATGGGGAACCTTGGCATCCATGATCACCGTGAACAACGGGTGGGAAACCGCCATCGCAGCAGCTCTTGGCGCTGCAGGAGAAGCCGTCACATACCCGACGGTTGAACAAGCCATCGAGGGACTGACACACCTACGCACGGTAGGTGATGCCGGAGCAGCGATCGTGGTAGCCGACGACGAACTGCTACCAGCTGCTACACCAGAATCCGACTGTCCCGGAAAGCGAGCCATCGACCTACTCACTGCGAAACCAGATGTACACAGCGTGGTTGCCGCCCTGCTGGCAAAAACAGTCTGCGTCGAAACCGTTACTGAGGCCGTCGAATACCTGAGTGCCCACGCACCCTCGACACCACACCTACGTGTGGTTACTCGCGCGGGCGACATATTCGCACCCGGCCTCGTCCAGGCCGCCGGCGAGCCCGGTTCAAGCCGCATCGAAATCGCTGCCGCTCGTGATGAAGCCCACCGCCACCAAGAAGAAGCCTCTATTCGAGTAGAGCAAGCCGCCACAGTAGTAGCTGACGCCTCTTGCTTGGCCGAAACCCTGACCGATCGCCTCAAACATCTCACCGAAGAACTACGCAAAACAGACGCAGAGAAAGCAGCAAAAACAGCCAAACTCGCCGCACTGCAAGCAACCCTGCGAGCTGCTACCACCCAGGTGCAACAACTCACCGCCGCCGCTGAAAAAGCAGCATCCGCGCTCGCAGCAGACCGGGTCGCCCTCGAAGAAGTCCACGCCCGTCATGAAGCAGCCCTAGCTGCCCCCGAGACGGAGGAACCCTCAACAGAACAATTGGCTCGCCTCGAAGCTGCCGCATCAACAGCTCGAGCAGCAGAAACCTCCTGCCTGCTTAACCTACGAACCGCTGAAGAGCGCCTGCGCGCAAGTCAAGGAAGAGCAGACCGGCTCGAAGCCGCAGCCCGTGCCGAGGAAAATGCACGATCTGAGGCAGCTCGACGCCGCACCGTTCTGCAGAGCAAGATCCAAGCCACTGCCCTGCTGCGCGAAGCCGCTGAGCACAGCGTTGCCCGAATCACCACATCGATGGAGATCGGGACTAGCCGCCGTGATGGCATTGCCACCGAACGCCAACAGGTCGAAGAACACCTGGCCGCTGCGCGAGGCCGCACTGACCAACTTGCCGAAGAGCTACGCACCCTTACCGACACGGCACACCGTGACGAAATGGCGCGAGCTGAACTGCGCATGCGCATCGAGAATCTCCTCACCAAAGTGACCGAAGAGTTCGGCATTGGAGAAGATGTTCTCCTCGATGAATACGGCCCCGACAAGCTCGTCCCGCCGCTGGAAGTGGCTTCCGCTATGTCCACCGAAGCACCTGAAAATGCTTCGACTGCTGCTGAAGACTCAGGGAACACAGCAACACCGAGGAAAACCCGTCGCCGCAAAAGCGCCCAGATCCCCACCGAACCGCGCCCTTACGTCCGCGAAGAACAAGAAGCGATCGTCAAAGACCGAGAAAAGAAGCTCGCCAAACTAGGCAAAGTCAACCCGCTGGCCCTCGAAGAGTATGCGGCTTTGGAAGAACGGCATGCTTTCCTCAACGGACAGATCGAAGACCTGCGTGCTGGTAAACGAGATCTCCTATCGATCATCGCTGACGTTGATGACAGAGTACAGCGCGCCTTTATGGAGGCTTATGAAGACACCGCGCGCGAATTTGCTGGTGTTTTCTCCCGACTATTCCCAGGGGGAGAAGGACGACTAATCCTCACCGAACCGGACAGCCCGCTTACTACCGGTATCGAGGTGGAAGCTCGCCCGCCCGGAAAGAAAGTAAAACGACTGTCGCTGCTCAGCGGTGGGGAACGATCTCTGACTGCGATGGCGTTACTCGTCTCTATCTTCAAAGCCCGGCCGAGCCCGTTCTACATCATGGATGAAGTTGAAGCTGCTTTGGATGATGTGAACTTGGGTCGGTTGCTCATGCTCTTTGAAGAGCTACGTGAGTCCAGTCAGCTCATTGTCATCACGCATCAGAAACGCACCATGGAAAAAGCTGACGCGTTGTACGGCGTGACGATGCGTGGAGATGGGGTAACCCGAGTGGTCTCGCAACGGCTTCGGAATCAGCACGAATCACCAGCCGCAGATCGCGCCAGTGCGTGA